In Amphiura filiformis chromosome 1, Afil_fr2py, whole genome shotgun sequence, the following are encoded in one genomic region:
- the LOC140160882 gene encoding lengsin-like translates to MDLKLFKDTGLLDLLSAHEHEFYVADQNTLEPFMGRNIRSTIRNYKDPELVHQLLMDLSRVDVDVETYESEYDPGQLEITYTPSFGIKSPDTAHTFRTSVKEIASQHGICSGGANPYIILAATVAAGIDGIKNQMEPPPQVNGHAYVPDNIPPGTERLPSNMKTAMENLSNDNIICEALGDEFVKCFVAHKLHELCKETEAKAKGDSDWERNLFFEYL, encoded by the exons ATGGATCTTAAACTGTTCAAGGACACTGGTTTACTCGATTTATTATCTGCTCATGAGCATGAGTTTTATGTTGCTGACCAGAACACATTGGAGCCTTTCATGGGACGAAACATACGATCCACTATTCGTAACTATAAAGATCCAGAATTGGTACATCAGCTTTTAATGGATCTTTCTCGAGTTGATGTCGATGTTGAGACATATGAGAGTGAGTATGATCCTGGACAACTTGAAATCACCTACACACCATCGTTTGGAATCAAGTCGCCAGATACTGCACACACCTTCCGTACATCTGTAAAGGAAATTGCTTCACAACATGG AATCTGCTCTGGTGGAGCCAATCCATACATTATTCTTGCTGCAACTGTAGCAGCGGGCATTGATGGCATTAAGAATCAGATGGAACCCCCTCCTCAGGTCAATGGACATGCATATGTCCCTGATAACATTCCACCAGGGACTGAAAGACTTCCATCTAATATGAAGACAGCCATGGAGAACTTGAGTAATGATAACATCATCTGTGAAGCTTTAGGTGATGAGTTTGTTAAGTGTTTTGTAGCTCACAAGTTGCATGAACTGTGTAAGGAAACTGAGGCTAAAGCCAAAGGAGACTCTGACTGGGAAAGGAATCTCTTCTTTGAATACCTTTGA
- the LOC140166353 gene encoding interleukin 17-like protein, protein MSNAFVIIKSGSSEMNTTTDRIERNKRNANCIDLSQASNSVIGLPVGQVLNSSDIQDIIDLQQPHNSGNPRYRNSTCPTHLLDTSHHLSLNRMNICPWVYITDTDDDRYPRDLSVAQCYCPNCIKTDNTGFDITSDSVCRPVFHKVHVLRKCADTCVNGVCKYQPDYELIPVACTCVRPITEE, encoded by the exons ATGTCAAATGCATTTGTTATTATCAAGTCCGGGTCATCAGAAATGAACACGACTACAGATAGAATTGAAAGAAACAAACGAAACGCTAATTGCATTGACCTATCACAAGCATCTAATTCCGTTATTGGTCTCCCAGTTGGCCAAGTACTGAACAGTAGTGATATACAGGATATAATAGACTTGCAACAACCACATAATTCAGGAAATCCACGCTACCGGAATTCCACGTGCCCTACACATCTATTGGATACTTCGCACCACCTGAGTTTGAACAGAATGAATATCTGCCCATGGGTATATATAACAGATACTGATGATGACAG ATACCCTCGCGATTTATCGGTTGCTCAATGTTACTGCCCAAACTGCATCAAAACTGATAACACGGGCTTCGATATAACCAGCGACAGTGTCTGCCGACCAGTGTTTCACAAGGTACATGTTCTTCGGAAATGTGCTGACACATGTGTTAATGGTGTTTGCAA GTACCAACCTGACTACGAGTTAATACCTGTCGCTTGCACTTGCGTTAGACCAATAACGGAGGAGTAA